DNA from Carassius carassius chromosome 25, fCarCar2.1, whole genome shotgun sequence:
ACTAAATTCAGGTTGTGATGGAAACAGTTTATGAAGCCCTTCTGGATTGGCGGTGTGGAAAAATGGTGGGTGTTTGCGCTTGGCTTTTCTCATTCAAGGCTCTAAGGGCTTTGCAGTTCAATCAGCCTTGTATATGTCGCCGTCACTGAAGTGGAGAGGGTCTGTCTCCTCTGAGTATTCAACATGACACGTCTGTGTCTTGAGCTACCATGTTTCTGGGACTTTGAGAAAGTCATCTGTCAGAAACCTTACAAAGGTGTTGCAGCAGAATAGAGCAAAATTATCAGTATCTCTGATACATGGGTAATCTTTTGCCTCCAGTGCATTGTGAACTTATGAACGTTTGTTGTAAAGAAATAagataacactttagtttaggagCCAATTCTCACTGTTTactcttataaagcacatatgaatgccttattctgcatgaccatatgttagatcccttaatcctactccATACTTAAACTTAACCACTACCTTACTAACTGTTAGTAAGCATAATTAATACGAGTTTTTTGAagtcttagttaatagtgagaactggaccttcaaataaagtgtgaccaaaaaaaaaaagtgaactctTTATAGTTgtgaaatgttaatttaatgaaCTACACCTGTGATTTTGGACACCTGGAGTTCCTTCATCTTCTGAAAATCATTAACACACCAGCACTTAATCTCCcatgcagcatttatttgatcagatgacacctgttttgatatttttgcatttaatgcaatggcatttaacattttttagtGTCTTACTTAACTTAGTATTACTGTTTAGTATCATTTGTGTGCTCTCTGCTGTATCATCAAGATTTGTATCAGTTTATTGCAGGCATACAGACAGATGTGTTTGAATGAGACATGATTTAGAAACTTCTAGAAACGGTCTTACTTCGATACCTTCAACTCTTTTCAGGTAGCGTTTCACCTGCAGCCCTACAAAGGCCGGACAGAGCTCAGTGTGCACGACAACATCAAATACATCATTGACAAGTACGTTACACCTCCTCAGTACCTCGATACCTCACGTCGTACCAGAACTAAAGATCACTTTAGCGCTTCTCCGTCCTGATGAGCTGGCTTGTTTTAAACTCAGGAGTTAGGGTGAAATTCAATCCAGCCTAACAGAAAAGAGAGTGgtggtttaaaaacagaggtCTTTTCTTCCATTAATCAGTCATGAAACAGAACGTATAACATGACCCGATGGTATTGTGTCTAACTCACTCAGGTTCAAGAGAACAACGGCTGCAGTGTGTAACTCTATAACACTATAAGATGATGATTCATTTTGTTAAGCAAATATATTAAAGTCATTTGTCCTTGAATTGTTCTCTAGCAACAGGAACGCTTTGGAAAGAAAGACATGTAAAGCTGAGCTAAGTAAGTGTAGGTTTATATGACCTGAGTGTCATCTGTACAAAGAACAAAGACACGTAATATTTCAGAAAGCACAGAACGATGAAGAACGCTGTTATAAAACTCTCTTATATTTGGGTTGTAgttagcttaaagggatagttcacacacaaattgaaattctgtcatgaatgaatcaccctcatgtcgttccaaacgcattatacatttattcatcttcagaacagaaattaagatatttctgatgaaatccaagagctttctggccctccatagacagcaaggtaaCTACCAAAGTAAAGGCACAGAAaggttttatataatatattttacttcCCGTAACTTCTTTACCACAagatatatttcattaatttaatgcattatgtATCATGAACTAATATTATGAACacacatgaattaaaaaatgaatatatattcatgaattaacattacagTATGCTTTGATTTAGGAATGCTGTAAAAATGTTGCATTCTTAGTTCACAATATCTTATTACTAAGTAATATAATTGTTacttaatattgttttatgtaaaagTTATGATTCGTAGAAAATTGCAGAATATATAGCTATATAAATAGATAATTTAAATACATGTTATATGTACTATAATAGAGCTGTGTTCTAAACAGAGTCCAGTAGAAATAAACACATCCCTGTATTTACAGATACGGGACACACAGAGCTTTCTACAGGTTCAGGTCCAGCGCTGGGAGGATCCTTCCGCTCTTTTATGTGTACGACTCGTATCTTACCCCGCCGGAGGCCTGGGCTGAGCTGCTGACCGTCAGGGGCTCTCACAGTCTCCGAGGAACGCCTTACGATGGCATCTTCATCGCCTTAATCGTGGAGGAGCGTCACAAGCAGGACATCCTGGCTGGAGGCTTCGACGGCATGTACACCTACTTTGCTTCTAACGGCTTCTCCTTTGGATCTTCTCACCAGAACTGGAAAGCGATCAAAGCATTTTGCGACAAGAACAACTTGCTGTTTGTGCCCAGTGCTGGACCTGGTTATGTGGACACCGCCGTCCGGCCGTGGAACAACCACAACACACGCAACCGGGTGAATGGACGATATTACGAGACCTCTTTGCAGGCAGTGATGTCCGTGAGGCCTGATATCATCACAGTGACTTCATTTAATGAGTGGCATGAAGGAACTCAGATTGAGAGGGCCGTGCCTAAGAAGACTGTGGCCCGTCTGTATTTGGACTACAAGCCCCATCAGCCAGACCACTATCTGGAGCTCACCAGGAAGTGGGCAGAACATTTCAGTAAGGAGAAAGAGCAGTGGCTTATGTGACCGGACCTCGTAACGTCTTACCATTGTTTGGTTTTTATGTTATTGTTGTTATCAGTGTTACCGATTACTGTCTTTCAatttatgcatacattttaagGGCAACGGATTAGCAAGGACGAGACACCTTCTTGCTCTTTCACTCGGTCTATTTATAAACAATTGATTTACTGTCTTGCAGACGGATTTCTTTCAAGAATCTTcataatgtaaaaaacaaaaaagaaagaaaaaaaaacaatgattgaGATCTGTCTAAAAATGAAAGTTGCATTTGTcctttctcattcattcaagtgcATATGCATACATGGGACATCACGAACAGCCCAAAACATGCGAGTTTGCCATCGCTGACATCAAACCTGGCACGAAATGTCTTGATGTGCCATAATTGAGCGGATATGACTGTAAACTCAAAGTTAGCGCGCAGTTTTTATGGTATGCCTTAATGGgttttgttattaatatatatttttttctttttcgttttactttgtcatttttttacCTAAACAGCATCTGTCATCctatggagaagagaagtgagaACATTGTGCTACATGCCTCCTTTTGTATTCAGAGTGTGGTTTGGAAGTGCATAGGATTGAGTGAATTTGTCATTTTTGCTAGTCTTTTAACATTAGACATTGCATCAGACTTGTGTTAGCAGCAACAGTGTGGCCTCAGTATTTAAAGACTATATCTTTGTTGTGTGATTGGATGACATATAAATAGTTGGTGGTTGTGGATATAGATTGTTTGTTTGAATAATGGCTGATTTATTACGTTCAGTAAATCCTAATTATGCATATTGTAACtcacatttattattaaacaataaaagtAAATCAACTGTTTTGTTAATGCTGTATTTCACAGACAATAACAGACTGAGCAGGATGAATTGGTCTGAAGTCATCATAAACTGTCACATTTAAGTCTGTCTCAAATTGAATAAGAATGATTTTATAAAGAAGTAACACACAAATGTGTCCCACTCATTTTTCATTAGTACAGTATTATTTAATGCAGGATACTCCTAAACTAgaacttacatttattttgatgtgatGTACACAAATTTGAGTTTCATTAAGCTTATGTTACCCTCTTGGACATAGCACAACATTGACATTTTACAACTAGAGGACGGTGGAGTCATGTGTGATGAATGTTTAGTGTAATGATCACGACACTGTAATTAATCAAACTGTGTCCAGATAGATTTCATGTTGAGCTAATGTTAGCCACAGCTGTTATAGCAGTCTATGAATTGTCAGCCCCACACAAAGCTTatttgtgtaattacactgtaacaactTAAAATACCTTTGAAATCTGCAGGGCCAAGGAATTCGGGTAAATTTATCATTTAAGCTTGTCCAGAAAAGCACACACAGGTATTCATCATAGTGGACATGATCGTAAATGTCCATAAATGCCTTTGTGTGCCTCTCCAAAACATAGGCAAAAACGGATCACCAAGGATGCAAAAAGAGGAATATATAAACACTTAAGTACAAATGAAGGAAACAAGATAATGCACAATTCAACTACAAACAGGTCGAAACAGTTACCAAGGCAAAAAACAAGGAACTCAAGACAGGCAGGCAGACAAgcaaaaaccaaaaataaaactaaCACAGACAAACTAAAAATAATCCTGAAAGTAGGGAATAGATAGCTGTATAATCTTTCATTCACGAACATCACCAAGGTTTCTTTTCTTTGCGGAATATGTCAAGGTCCCGTTTGAGTCCCGTTTTATTTCTATTTGTTGAAGAAACATTATCCATAGATATTTTGCACAATAATAACTTTGCTGGTCTTAATATCTTTATAAGAGAGATTCGAATTTCACAATTAGCAGATGATACTCTATTCTTGAAGGTCTTGAAGTCTTAACTACAATCAATGCTTTCTCTAACACTTCTGGGCtcaaacttaatttaaatgtgaaattatttgcTTATTTGATACTGTAGAAAAGGAAAATtgaaaatacaaatcaaaaatgaagttaaaTATTTGGGaattcatataacaaaaaaataataattagtagaCAATTTCAGAATTTTTCTCAATAGTAAtcgaaaacaaattatatttttaagaattgGCTCCAAAGAGATTTATCAATTTTAGACAGTTTTCTTATCCAATACAGTAGGATTTTCCAGATTTGTGTACCCTTCCCTGTCTTTAGCTGTAGATAATCACACCTCCAAAAATATAGATAAGATTTTCCTTGATTTTATTTGGAACAATAAATCTCACAAATTGAAGAAATATGTTTTAGCAAACAAAAGGAGTGATGGGGGTCTTGAAGTCCTGAATTttgatgatgctaaaaatacatttaaaattaattggttAAAAAATCTTTGCTTGGGTCAGATTCTTTGTGGTATTTTATTCCTAATAATTTATTTAAGAGGGTAGCTGGCCTTTCTTTTTTGATGAAATGCAATTACTCTACTGGTAAGTTACCAATTAAACTGGCTAGATTTCATCAACAAGCATTGTTAGCCTGGAAACTTTTCCCCCACAAAACTATCTTATGGAataatttggatattaaaatcagAAATAGATCATTTTTTTCTGATAAATGATttgataaaaacatattttttgttgCTAATCTATCCAACTCTAATGGCGATTTGTTATCTTATGAATGCTTTATGAATATCCATCAATGTCCCATTCCGTTTAAAGAATTTAACTCTGTTATAAAGGCCATTCCTGTTGGATTCATATGTTTAATGAAAGCTTCCCTTTCCTACGAGTCATGCACAAAACAACTTTCACAGTAATGTTTGGGAGGTGTGTCGCTTTTAAGTAAAgaatgtaataatacatttattcgtCAACTTTCTCAATCTCGAAACTCAATTTCTCCAAAAGGGAAATTTTTGGGGTTCTAAAATAGATAATATTATTAGAggaaaacatggttattaccaTATAAGTACTGTATACCGAATAAAGTGAAAGAAGTGCACTTTCAAATTTTGCATAATATATACCCTATAATGATATACCCTATCTACATTTTGTGAC
Protein-coding regions in this window:
- the LOC132104531 gene encoding glycoprotein endo-alpha-1,2-mannosidase-like protein, producing the protein MNRLRRKACVALLLFTLFIFGTMMGLRTLKPTDGFSDLAPGMELMPLIGERMDQGPNQVVESAGHKGAGGSDTKIVFSNSGPDHSIFYDIHIFYYLWYGSPQMDGSYIHWDHVLVPHWDPKIAASHPNGRHNPPDDIASSYYPELGPYSSRDPDVIESHMAQIEAAAAGVVVLSWYPPGVADEHGKPTEDVVPAVMDAAHRHSIKVAFHLQPYKGRTELSVHDNIKYIIDKYGTHRAFYRFRSSAGRILPLFYVYDSYLTPPEAWAELLTVRGSHSLRGTPYDGIFIALIVEERHKQDILAGGFDGMYTYFASNGFSFGSSHQNWKAIKAFCDKNNLLFVPSAGPGYVDTAVRPWNNHNTRNRVNGRYYETSLQAVMSVRPDIITVTSFNEWHEGTQIERAVPKKTVARLYLDYKPHQPDHYLELTRKWAEHFSKEKEQWLM